From a region of the Pseudanabaena sp. BC1403 genome:
- a CDS encoding DUF4276 domain-containing protein yields the protein MKKMAIFVEGETELCFIHKLIREIANEKNLQIVLIKASGGARSTRGYTVVADSGNAADKNFYIRIVNSGTDNRVSSDIRDSYEGLMNEGFSVIIGVRDVYPLLLSDLPKLRTGLCYQLKTKPVSVDFVLGVMEIEAWFLAEHTHFPRIHPKLAASRIAAMHGFDPSVDDMQLRTHPALDLHNAYSLEGLAYKKTGSQIQRTVEALDYANMYLEHKAKFPDFAVFIRVIDQFFS from the coding sequence ATGAAAAAAATGGCTATTTTTGTCGAAGGTGAAACAGAGTTGTGTTTCATACACAAACTAATACGAGAGATTGCAAATGAGAAGAATCTACAAATTGTATTGATCAAAGCTTCTGGTGGTGCTCGAAGTACTCGTGGGTATACAGTTGTCGCTGATAGTGGTAATGCGGCTGACAAGAATTTCTATATCCGAATAGTTAATTCAGGTACTGATAACCGTGTTAGTTCCGACATTCGAGATAGCTATGAAGGTCTCATGAATGAAGGCTTTAGTGTGATTATTGGTGTTCGAGATGTCTATCCATTGTTACTATCAGATTTACCTAAATTAAGAACTGGACTCTGCTATCAATTAAAAACAAAACCTGTCTCGGTTGATTTCGTGTTAGGAGTAATGGAGATTGAAGCATGGTTTCTCGCGGAGCATACACACTTTCCTCGAATACATCCAAAACTTGCAGCTTCTCGCATTGCAGCAATGCATGGCTTTGATCCTAGTGTTGACGATATGCAGCTAAGGACCCATCCAGCACTTGATCTTCACAATGCGTACTCATTGGAAGGCTTGGCATACAAAAAAACAGGTAGTCAGATTCAACGTACTGTTGAGGCTCTAGACTATGCCAATATGTACTTGGAACACAAAGCCAAGTTCCCAGACTTTGCGGTGTTTATACGAGTTATTGATCAATTCTTTTCATGA
- the radA gene encoding DNA repair protein RadA has protein sequence MAKAKSRYVCNNCGEDFPQMYGKCPACSSWGTLQEELIPVISTNTNAIATFSHLGTAKSTGKAKPRESLTLSQITDNDQARSPSGYEELDRVLGGGIVAGSLVLIGGEPGIGKSTLLLGMAQKLMSRYPTLYVCAEESAQQVKLRSQRLGILEENSDDLYLLAETDLETVLRELQSLRPKVAVIDSIQALYFSNLNAAPGSVSQVRECTAALMRVAKRENISLFIVGHVTKEGSIAGPKVLEHMVDTVLYFEGDRFATHRLLRSVKNRFGATQEIGVFEMIDRGLREVSNPSELFLGNRDESVPGTATIVACEGTRPIVVELQALVSPTSYSSPRRTTTGIETNRFLQILAVLEKRIGIPLSKLDAYVAAAGGLNVAEPAVDLGVAIAVAASFRDRTVDPRTVMIGEVGLGGQVRPVSQLDLRLKEAAKLGFKRAIIPSMQVMQDYGIEIIPVSKVLDAIVAALPRTKFEVAKPSEE, from the coding sequence ATGGCAAAAGCAAAAAGTCGATATGTTTGTAATAACTGCGGTGAAGACTTCCCGCAGATGTATGGGAAATGTCCCGCTTGCTCTAGCTGGGGAACTTTGCAAGAAGAATTAATACCTGTCATATCCACAAATACCAATGCGATCGCTACATTCTCGCATCTCGGTACAGCAAAATCTACGGGCAAAGCCAAACCTAGAGAATCCCTAACCCTCTCGCAAATTACCGACAACGACCAAGCGCGATCGCCTTCTGGTTATGAAGAACTCGATCGCGTCTTAGGTGGAGGCATTGTCGCTGGTTCCCTTGTGCTGATTGGTGGTGAACCAGGGATTGGCAAAAGTACACTGTTATTGGGCATGGCGCAAAAATTGATGAGTCGCTATCCTACGCTCTATGTCTGTGCCGAGGAGTCAGCACAACAGGTGAAACTGCGATCGCAACGGTTAGGCATCTTAGAAGAAAATTCTGATGATCTCTATTTATTAGCGGAAACTGATTTAGAAACAGTCCTGAGAGAATTACAATCGCTACGCCCCAAGGTTGCTGTAATAGATAGTATTCAAGCTCTCTACTTCTCAAACTTAAATGCTGCCCCAGGTTCCGTTTCGCAAGTGCGGGAATGTACGGCAGCACTGATGCGTGTAGCTAAGCGCGAGAATATATCGCTATTTATCGTTGGTCATGTGACCAAGGAAGGCTCGATCGCAGGGCCCAAAGTTTTAGAACATATGGTCGATACGGTTCTTTATTTTGAAGGCGATCGCTTTGCTACGCATCGACTATTGCGATCGGTCAAAAATCGCTTTGGCGCAACGCAAGAAATCGGTGTATTTGAAATGATCGATCGCGGTTTGCGTGAGGTTTCTAATCCTTCTGAACTATTTCTCGGTAATCGCGATGAATCTGTTCCAGGAACCGCCACAATTGTCGCCTGTGAGGGAACACGTCCGATTGTCGTGGAGTTACAAGCCCTCGTTAGTCCCACCAGTTATTCTTCTCCACGCCGCACGACAACAGGGATTGAGACTAATCGATTTCTACAAATTTTGGCAGTTCTCGAAAAGCGAATTGGGATTCCTTTGTCAAAACTTGATGCTTATGTCGCGGCGGCAGGTGGATTGAACGTGGCGGAACCTGCGGTGGATCTTGGCGTAGCGATCGCAGTAGCGGCAAGTTTTCGCGATCGCACAGTCGATCCGCGCACAGTGATGATTGGTGAAGTAGGACTTGGTGGACAGGTGCGTCCAGTATCTCAGCTAGATTTACGACTAAAGGAAGCGGCGAAGTTAGGATTTAAACGCGCCATTATTCCTAGTATGCAGGTGATGCAGGACTATGGAATAGAGATTATTCCTGTGAGTAAAGTTCTCGATGCGATCGTGGCGGCTTTGCCACGTACTAAGTTTGAAGTTGCTAAGCCCAGTGAGGAGTAA
- a CDS encoding cupredoxin domain-containing protein yields the protein MLKTKFINLIVSFSLVGAIASSVSAAEMTEEHSKRSPQFQSVEQPLAIKIGLTAGGLALISAQLWWFLFSKPKSQQAKTSDGIQEVSITVDGGYIPAIVTVKRGLPVRLKFMRRDPSSCLEKVLFPDFHIAQDLALNVTTPVEFTPQTVGNYQFSCGMNMFHGAIKVEE from the coding sequence ATGCTAAAAACAAAATTTATCAATCTAATTGTTAGCTTCAGTCTTGTAGGTGCGATCGCCTCAAGTGTATCGGCGGCGGAAATGACAGAAGAACATTCTAAGCGATCGCCCCAATTTCAAAGTGTCGAACAACCTCTAGCAATTAAAATCGGTTTAACCGCAGGTGGGCTAGCTCTAATTAGCGCCCAACTTTGGTGGTTTCTCTTCAGTAAACCAAAGTCTCAACAAGCAAAAACTAGTGATGGTATACAGGAAGTTAGTATTACTGTAGATGGCGGTTACATTCCTGCAATAGTGACAGTGAAACGTGGACTACCTGTTCGCTTAAAGTTCATGCGTCGCGATCCTAGTAGCTGTTTGGAAAAGGTTTTATTCCCTGACTTCCACATCGCTCAAGATTTGGCTCTAAATGTAACCACACCTGTTGAGTTTACGCCTCAAACTGTTGGAAACTATCAATTCTCATGCGGAATGAATATGTTTCATGGAGCAATTAAGGTGGAAGAGTAA
- a CDS encoding heavy metal translocating P-type ATPase, with amino-acid sequence MEKITMKLRGMHCASCASSIESMTRSLDGVTSSNVNFAIEQIAIDYNPQKTSPDAIKKAIANLGYEAFLPDLSADAQDIDQKARLTESQNLTNKVRLGGVIGMILVIGSLPMMTGLNIPFIPDWLHNSWLQLCLALPVQIWCGSSFYIGAWKAFKNHTATMDTLIALGTIAAFSYSITVTLNPNFFISQGLQPEVYYEVSVVVITLILLGKLFENRAKGETSDAIRKLMGLQPKTARVLRDGQEYDIPIEDVLIGDVVLVRPGEKIPVDGEAIAGNSTVDESMVTGESIPIEKKIGDRVIGATMNRTGSLQVKASHVGKDTVLAQIVQLVQQAQGSKAPIQRLADQVTGWFVPVVISIAIATFLIWFNVMGNLTLATISAVGVLIIACPCALGLAAPTSIMVGTGKGAENGILIKDAGSLELAHKIQTIVLDKTGTVTEGKPTVTDFFTLNPDDRELLQLVAAIERNSEHPLAEAVVEYAKQKDLDIPNVIEFEAISGSGVQGKVDNALLQVGTRHWMNELNIDTSSLHQYQDAWENGGKTVVLIAVNHIARGSIGIADKVKTSSHAAVNALQRMKIEVVMLTGDNLPTAEAIAREVGIKRVFAQVRPDQKVAKIRELQAEGKIVAMVGDGINDAPALAQANVGIAIGTGTDVAIAASDITLISGDLQGIVTAIQLSRATIRNIQQNLFFAFIYNVLGIPIAAGILFPFFGWLLSPIIAGGAMAFSSVSVVTNALRLRGFRPNSTN; translated from the coding sequence ATGGAAAAGATCACCATGAAGCTCCGAGGAATGCACTGTGCCTCTTGTGCCAGTAGCATCGAATCAATGACCCGATCGCTAGACGGTGTGACTAGTAGTAATGTCAACTTTGCGATCGAGCAAATAGCGATTGATTACAACCCTCAAAAAACTAGTCCAGATGCAATTAAAAAGGCGATCGCAAACCTTGGTTATGAAGCATTTTTACCAGATCTATCAGCAGATGCGCAGGATATAGATCAGAAAGCAAGGTTAACCGAATCACAAAACTTAACTAATAAAGTTAGATTAGGTGGCGTAATTGGCATGATTTTAGTAATCGGTTCGCTACCCATGATGACAGGATTAAATATTCCCTTTATCCCTGATTGGTTACATAATTCTTGGCTTCAGCTTTGTTTGGCTTTACCAGTACAGATTTGGTGTGGCAGTTCATTTTATATCGGCGCATGGAAAGCTTTTAAAAATCACACAGCGACGATGGATACATTGATTGCCTTAGGAACAATAGCGGCTTTCTCCTATTCCATTACGGTCACCTTAAATCCTAACTTCTTTATTTCTCAGGGTTTACAACCTGAAGTGTATTACGAAGTTTCGGTGGTGGTAATTACGCTGATTCTACTGGGTAAATTGTTTGAGAATCGGGCTAAGGGAGAAACATCCGATGCAATTCGCAAATTAATGGGTTTGCAACCAAAAACGGCGCGAGTTCTCCGTGATGGGCAAGAATATGATATTCCCATTGAAGATGTGCTGATTGGTGATGTCGTGCTTGTACGTCCTGGGGAGAAAATCCCTGTTGATGGCGAGGCGATCGCAGGTAACTCGACCGTAGACGAATCAATGGTGACAGGCGAAAGTATTCCCATCGAGAAGAAAATCGGCGATCGCGTGATTGGGGCGACCATGAATAGAACTGGGAGCTTACAGGTTAAAGCTAGTCATGTGGGCAAAGATACAGTGCTAGCGCAAATTGTCCAACTTGTGCAGCAAGCCCAAGGCTCGAAAGCGCCGATTCAGAGATTGGCGGATCAAGTGACAGGTTGGTTTGTGCCTGTGGTTATTTCCATTGCGATCGCTACATTTCTGATCTGGTTCAACGTCATGGGCAACTTGACTTTGGCGACTATTTCCGCTGTTGGTGTGCTGATTATTGCCTGTCCCTGTGCTTTGGGCTTAGCGGCTCCCACTTCGATTATGGTGGGAACGGGTAAAGGTGCAGAAAATGGCATCTTGATTAAAGATGCAGGTAGTTTGGAACTAGCCCATAAAATCCAAACCATTGTCTTGGATAAAACAGGAACGGTTACGGAAGGTAAACCCACTGTCACAGATTTCTTTACCCTCAATCCCGATGATCGAGAATTATTACAACTTGTCGCAGCGATCGAGCGTAATTCAGAACATCCTTTAGCGGAGGCAGTTGTGGAATATGCCAAACAGAAAGATCTGGATATACCTAACGTTATTGAGTTCGAGGCAATTTCTGGTAGCGGAGTCCAAGGCAAAGTTGATAATGCGCTGCTCCAAGTCGGCACAAGACACTGGATGAATGAGCTAAACATTGACACGAGTTCTCTCCATCAATATCAAGATGCTTGGGAAAACGGTGGTAAAACGGTGGTACTAATCGCGGTTAATCATATTGCACGAGGTTCAATTGGTATTGCTGATAAAGTTAAGACTTCTTCCCATGCGGCGGTTAATGCTTTGCAACGGATGAAAATCGAAGTTGTGATGTTAACAGGCGACAATCTCCCCACGGCTGAGGCGATCGCACGCGAAGTTGGGATCAAGCGAGTCTTTGCTCAAGTACGTCCCGACCAAAAGGTGGCAAAAATCAGGGAGTTACAAGCCGAAGGAAAAATTGTAGCGATGGTGGGCGATGGAATCAATGATGCTCCTGCGTTAGCACAGGCAAATGTCGGTATCGCGATTGGTACTGGAACTGATGTCGCGATCGCCGCCAGTGATATCACGCTTATATCAGGTGATTTGCAAGGGATTGTCACCGCAATTCAACTCAGTCGCGCCACGATTCGCAATATTCAACAAAATCTTTTCTTTGCTTTTATCTATAACGTTTTAGGCATTCCCATCGCCGCAGGGATTCTCTTCCCATTCTTTGGCTGGCTACTTAGTCCGATCATTGCAGGTGGAGCGATGGCATTTAGTTCCGTCTCTGTGGTTACTAATGCTTTGCGTCTACGCGGATTTCGCCCCAATTCTACTAATTAG
- a CDS encoding heavy metal-responsive transcriptional regulator — MAAKLSQDQDQVLLQIGQVAVQSQVPIKTIRYYEELGLLKSSERTEGGFRLFSPNTIARISFVKRLQKLGLSLQEIAEILGVYDRGLAPCDEIKQQLEQQILEIDRRISELITLRGEINELLEDWTPPAKATTGEICPILQKK; from the coding sequence ATGGCGGCTAAATTATCTCAGGATCAAGATCAAGTATTACTACAAATTGGGCAAGTTGCTGTTCAAAGTCAAGTACCGATTAAAACAATTCGCTATTATGAAGAACTTGGCTTACTGAAGTCTTCAGAACGTACTGAAGGAGGATTCCGTTTATTCTCTCCAAATACGATCGCGCGAATTTCTTTTGTCAAAAGGTTACAGAAACTGGGTTTAAGCTTACAAGAGATTGCAGAAATCTTGGGAGTTTACGATCGCGGTTTAGCTCCTTGTGATGAAATCAAGCAGCAACTAGAGCAACAGATTCTAGAGATTGATCGGCGAATTTCCGAATTGATTACTTTGCGTGGTGAGATTAACGAATTGCTCGAAGATTGGACTCCTCCAGCAAAGGCAACCACAGGAGAGATTTGTCCAATTTTGCAGAAGAAGTGA
- a CDS encoding VOC family protein: MSFSRILTNICSDRLSESRDFYVALLGFEISYDSDWYVQLRNPSNYEQEFGIILRSHNLVPQEFQTAPTGMYVTFVVPDVDEVYEKALDMGIHIVQEPRNEFYGQRRFLTTDPNGCLIDICSPFS; encoded by the coding sequence ATGAGTTTTAGTCGCATTCTTACCAATATTTGCTCTGATCGGCTTTCTGAAAGTCGAGACTTTTATGTGGCTTTACTCGGCTTTGAAATCAGTTACGATAGCGATTGGTACGTACAACTTCGTAATCCGTCTAATTATGAACAAGAGTTTGGAATCATTCTTCGCAGTCATAACCTAGTTCCACAAGAGTTTCAAACTGCTCCTACTGGTATGTATGTAACTTTTGTAGTTCCAGATGTTGACGAGGTCTATGAAAAAGCTTTAGATATGGGGATTCACATAGTCCAAGAACCACGCAACGAGTTTTATGGTCAGCGACGATTTTTAACTACTGATCCAAATGGTTGCTTGATTGATATTTGCTCACCATTTAGTTGA
- a CDS encoding VOC family protein — protein MKLGYTIIYVPSVKTSLDFFSQAFGFQQKFLHESGDYGELNTGETTLAFASHSLGEMNLSKGYVRASDSIQPFGIEIAFVTSDIYEAHQSALEYGASEIASPLQKPWGQTVSYVRAPDGMLIELCTPIQA, from the coding sequence ATGAAACTTGGCTACACGATTATCTATGTTCCAAGCGTTAAGACCTCGCTTGACTTCTTCAGTCAAGCTTTTGGTTTTCAACAGAAGTTTCTGCATGAATCAGGTGACTATGGCGAGCTGAATACGGGAGAGACAACGCTTGCATTTGCCTCTCACTCGCTCGGCGAGATGAATCTATCTAAAGGATATGTTCGAGCGAGTGACTCAATACAGCCTTTTGGTATAGAAATTGCATTTGTCACTTCTGATATCTACGAGGCACACCAAAGCGCACTTGAATATGGTGCAAGTGAAATAGCATCTCCATTACAAAAGCCTTGGGGGCAAACCGTTTCTTATGTCCGCGCACCAGATGGAATGCTAATTGAGTTATGTACACCTATACAAGCTTAA
- a CDS encoding dTDP-4-dehydrorhamnose 3,5-epimerase has product MAANRKVEIRYLTSIKNGMAEFYTPQTSDETMLVQVAAGAIDDLFVHHFQTDQLLVVRGSFVLVVLSDRQYQYIPLSEYRPAVVTIPPNVPHAAINLSAQPCVMVNAVLRHGAPYPKDYQPRRHPFPYDLDAARNAIANLELPLTA; this is encoded by the coding sequence ATGGCTGCAAACAGAAAAGTCGAAATTCGCTATCTCACTTCGATCAAAAATGGGATGGCAGAGTTTTATACGCCACAGACAAGCGATGAAACTATGCTTGTTCAGGTAGCGGCAGGGGCGATTGATGATTTGTTTGTCCATCATTTCCAGACCGATCAACTTTTGGTGGTGCGCGGTAGCTTTGTTTTGGTGGTGCTAAGCGATCGCCAATATCAATACATTCCCTTAAGCGAATATCGTCCTGCGGTGGTGACAATTCCGCCCAATGTACCCCATGCTGCGATTAATCTCAGCGCTCAACCTTGTGTAATGGTGAATGCTGTCTTACGTCATGGTGCGCCCTATCCCAAAGATTACCAACCCCGTCGTCATCCTTTTCCCTATGATTTAGATGCTGCACGTAATGCGATCGCTAACTTAGAACTTCCACTTACAGCTTAA